GGTATTGCAGCCTACGTTGGTAGTGACAAGCAAAGATGACACTACGGCTCATCCAGAAGGCTCTTTGTTTGTAGCTGACAAGCTCTCAAATGCGACTCTACATATAGAGTTACATGGTGACCACATTTCCTTGTTTAGCGCTGAATCAAATCTTACCAAGCTAGCTACAAAGTTTATTCGTGATGAAGCCTTATAGTAGTTGAGTGGCTGATCAGCAAAAGGATGAAGCTGAATCCAGATCAATTCACATCATCTCCGGCTATTTCAGAGATCATCGACTAGACCTCAGGCAATTTGTCATGGATATCGTTCGTACGGGGGATAGGAATGTTCCTTTGTACTTGCGTTTGGCAGACAGAAACAAAGCCGATAAGGCAGTGTTTTCCCAGTTGATGAAGGATTTTCAATGGCACAAAGCACTTTAGATCGCAGGATGCTGGTTTTTGCACTCATCTGGTTGGGGCAACTTGTATCACTGTTTGGCTCTGGTCTGACCAGTTTCGCATTGGGCATCTGGGTGTACCAGCGCACTGGCTCGGCGACGCAGTTTGCGCTCATTTCCTTGTTCACTACCCTACCAGGTATCCTGATATCACCACTAGCAGGTGCGCTTGTGGATCGCTGGGATCGTCGCTGGACGATGATACTTAATGATGCTGGGGCAGGCTTCAGCACATTGCTCATGGCACTGCTACTTTTTGCTAATCAGTTGAATGTTTGGCAGATCTTCTTAGGAATTAGTGCCATTTCTACCTTTAACGCCTTTCAGTTACCAGCCTATACTGTCGCAACGACCTTGCTCGTTCCCAAGCAACACCTTGGTCGCGCTAGCGGTATGGTGCAAGTCGCAGATGCAACAGCGCAGATTCTATCACCAACGGTGGCGGGTCTTTTAGTTGTGACGCTCCACATCCAAGGTGTAATGCTGATTGATGTCGCCACCTTTGCTTTCTCTCTCGTTACACTGCTGCTCGTTCGATTTCCCCGACCTGAAACTACCACCGAAGGTAAAAAAGGGCAGGGAACGCTTTTGCATGAATCTGCTTATGGTTGGTCTTATATCACCGCACGACCCGGATTACTGGGGTTATTGATCTTCTTTGCTGGTAGCAATTTCGTCATGGGAGTTGTCAGCGTGTTGGTTACGCCCCTAGTGCTGGCATTCGGTCCCGTCGCCCTGCTTGGCACAGTGCTATCCGTTGGTGGCAGTGGAATGCTGCTCG
This portion of the Brasilonema sennae CENA114 genome encodes:
- a CDS encoding MFS transporter, which codes for MAQSTLDRRMLVFALIWLGQLVSLFGSGLTSFALGIWVYQRTGSATQFALISLFTTLPGILISPLAGALVDRWDRRWTMILNDAGAGFSTLLMALLLFANQLNVWQIFLGISAISTFNAFQLPAYTVATTLLVPKQHLGRASGMVQVADATAQILSPTVAGLLVVTLHIQGVMLIDVATFAFSLVTLLLVRFPRPETTTEGKKGQGTLLHESAYGWSYITARPGLLGLLIFFAGSNFVMGVVSVLVTPLVLAFGPVALLGTVLSVGGSGMLLGSLVMTVWGGGKRRIYNVLTFTFLGGLCIFFSGLRPSVPVFFFTAFFYFFGIPLINGSSQAIWQSKVPPDVQGRVFAVRRMIASASLPLAYVIAGPLADRVFEPLLAVGGPLAGSIGKIIGVGKGYGIALLFVVMGVLTVVATVGGYLYPRLRLVEDELPDALQNI